From Drosophila willistoni isolate 14030-0811.24 unplaced genomic scaffold, UCI_dwil_1.1 Seg531, whole genome shotgun sequence, a single genomic window includes:
- the LOC111519675 gene encoding uncharacterized protein LOC111519675, which produces MNFDGKLPVSLTCDASPYGIGAVLSHKLQDGSEKPNAFYSRTLSKTERNYSQIDIEAVGLISGVKKFHNYLYGRSFTLVTDHRPLLGIFTTAKVTPNVISTQMLRIAMGNADILSPCPSLPQQSEGNTTEEVLMIEWAGPPLVSAQSLALQTKKDAHLSKVLNWVLRGWPNGKVDRSDQLYSYFSRRHELSANKGILVWGNRAVIPDRLYFKRCMLHTQGL; this is translated from the exons ATGAACTTCGATGGCAAATTGCCAGTATCGTTAACCTGCGATGCATCTCCGTACGGAATTGGAGCGGTGCTGAGCCACAAACTTCAGGATGGATCAGAAAAGCCTAATGCCTTTTATTCTAGAACTCTCTCCAAGACAGAAAGAAACTACTCGCAAATCGACATAGAAGCCGTTGGGCTTATATCAGGCgttaaaaaatttcacaattatCTATATGGTCGTTCGTTTACTCTCGTCACAGATCATCGCCCATTGCTCGGAATATTTACAACGGCCAAGGTAACTCcaaatgtaatttccacacAGATGCTTCGAATAGCAATGGGCAACGCCGACATCTTAAGCCCATGCCCATCATTACCACAACAAAGCGAAGGCAACACTACAGAAGAAGTGTTAATGATTGAATGGGCTGGACCACCACTGGTCAGCGCTCAATCTCTAGCATTACAGACTAAGAAGGATGCGCATTTATCAAAG GTTCTGAACTGGGTGTTAAGGGGATGGCCCAATGGAAAAGTTGATCGTTCAGATCAGCTCTACTCGTATTTTTCTCGCCGACATGAGCTTTCAGCAAACAAAGGAATTCTTGTATGGGGCAACCGGGCTGTGATTCCCGACCGGCTTTACTTCAAGCGTTGCATGCTTCACACCCAGGGATTGTAA